A window of Mucilaginibacter paludis DSM 18603 contains these coding sequences:
- a CDS encoding EthD domain-containing protein — MTMIKFTILLRRRPGTSHEDFVSYHKNNHAALFASLPEVKQYVLRYIQCHSLQVTLPGLPPPEYDGITEIWFDNAASIEKVFGAKDYMELIRPDEEKFLDLHGCSFLISTEHVVI; from the coding sequence ATGACCATGATTAAATTCACTATCCTGCTACGCAGGCGTCCCGGAACCAGTCACGAAGACTTTGTTTCTTATCATAAAAATAATCACGCGGCTTTGTTTGCTTCGCTACCAGAGGTAAAGCAATATGTCCTCCGTTACATACAATGTCATTCGTTACAGGTAACGCTTCCGGGACTGCCGCCTCCGGAATATGATGGGATCACAGAGATATGGTTTGATAATGCAGCGTCCATCGAAAAAGTTTTTGGTGCTAAAGATTACATGGAATTGATCAGGCCGGATGAAGAGAAATTTCTTGACTTGCATGGCTGCAGCTTTTTAATATCGACTGAGCATGTCGTTATATAA
- a CDS encoding SDR family NAD(P)-dependent oxidoreductase, translating into MSKIIFITGASRGLGKIWAEAFLDRGDKVVATSRDLSGLQELVHKYGSALLPLELEITNRTACFEAIAKANDHFGRVDVVINNAGKGVFGTVEELGEQEARDIIDSNLFGTLWITQAALPVMRAQGTGHVLQVSSAMGIYTFPTVGIYSASKFAVEGFSEALALEVKGLGINITLVEPNGFATEFNASSVQSKSIAAYDKMKAALYADPNLVAPDAYGDPKATAGAILKLVDTPNPPLRLFLGKKALPLAKEIYAERLASWEEWNEVSVKAHGN; encoded by the coding sequence ATGTCAAAAATAATTTTTATTACGGGTGCATCCCGGGGATTGGGAAAAATATGGGCAGAAGCCTTTTTGGATCGGGGTGACAAAGTGGTTGCTACTTCAAGAGATTTGAGCGGATTACAGGAATTGGTACATAAATATGGAAGTGCACTGTTGCCGTTGGAATTGGAAATCACTAACCGAACTGCGTGTTTTGAAGCTATAGCTAAAGCAAATGATCATTTCGGCCGTGTTGATGTCGTTATTAATAATGCAGGTAAAGGCGTGTTCGGCACCGTGGAAGAATTGGGAGAACAAGAAGCCAGGGATATTATTGATTCCAATCTTTTTGGAACGTTATGGATTACACAGGCAGCATTGCCGGTAATGAGGGCTCAGGGAACTGGCCATGTCTTACAGGTATCAAGCGCTATGGGTATTTATACATTTCCTACAGTTGGCATTTATAGCGCCAGTAAATTTGCTGTCGAAGGATTTAGCGAGGCCCTCGCATTGGAAGTAAAAGGCCTCGGAATAAATATCACACTTGTTGAGCCAAATGGATTCGCGACCGAGTTTAATGCGTCGTCGGTACAAAGTAAATCTATTGCCGCCTACGACAAAATGAAAGCCGCGTTGTACGCCGATCCCAATTTAGTTGCTCCGGATGCCTATGGAGATCCCAAAGCCACCGCCGGGGCCATATTAAAGTTAGTGGATACGCCAAATCCTCCGTTAAGACTGTTCCTTGGAAAAAAGGCACTTCCCTTAGCAAAGGAAATATATGCAGAGCGCCTGGCAAGCTGGGAAGAATGGAATGAGGTATCGGTTAAGGCGCATGGCAATTAA
- a CDS encoding helix-turn-helix domain-containing protein: MHFKSLSDLHRCNNYPEPEHPLLTLFTCNPLRSVTSYEVTTDFYIIALKKLSSGEIRYGKTRYDHQSGSMYFLKPQQVIHMKDISLEGKGFEIWFHEDYLSGHPLHMEIKKYSYFNYELNEALHISPKEQKIIWDLYEKIAIEYHNNQDEFSRDIILGHIESILKYSLRFYKRQFINRFMLSGTTVTKFNKALANYFEQGLLQKKGLPTAAMFADELHLSPRYLSDLLKQETGKTAMDLIQNFLVTEAKNLLNQGDLTINEIANLLGYENPPYFSRLFKKETGISPSLFRGQHLN; the protein is encoded by the coding sequence ATGCACTTCAAAAGTCTGAGCGATCTTCATCGTTGTAATAATTACCCGGAGCCTGAGCATCCTTTGCTCACACTATTTACTTGTAATCCGCTAAGAAGCGTGACCAGCTACGAAGTAACCACCGATTTCTATATTATCGCTTTAAAAAAATTAAGTTCGGGAGAGATCAGGTATGGGAAAACCCGTTACGATCACCAGAGCGGCTCGATGTATTTCTTAAAGCCGCAGCAGGTGATTCATATGAAAGATATTTCCCTTGAGGGTAAGGGATTTGAAATCTGGTTTCATGAAGATTACCTGAGCGGTCATCCGCTCCATATGGAGATAAAGAAGTATAGCTATTTTAATTACGAACTTAATGAAGCGTTGCACATTTCGCCAAAAGAGCAAAAAATTATATGGGATTTGTACGAAAAAATTGCAATTGAATATCATAATAACCAGGATGAATTTTCCCGTGATATCATACTTGGGCATATTGAATCCATCCTGAAATATTCTCTTCGTTTTTATAAGCGGCAATTCATAAATCGTTTCATGCTATCTGGCACAACAGTCACCAAATTCAATAAGGCATTGGCTAACTACTTTGAACAGGGACTACTCCAGAAAAAAGGGCTACCGACGGCAGCCATGTTTGCTGACGAACTGCATTTGTCTCCGCGCTACCTGAGCGACCTGTTAAAACAGGAAACAGGGAAGACTGCAATGGACCTGATACAGAATTTCCTGGTTACAGAAGCTAAGAATTTGCTTAACCAGGGCGATCTCACGATTAATGAAATAGCCAATTTGCTGGGCTACGAAAACCCACCTTACTTTTCCCGATTATTTAAAAAAGAAACGGGCATAAGTCCAAGCCTGTTTAGAGGACAGCACTTAAACTAA
- a CDS encoding NAD(P)-dependent oxidoreductase — protein MTSSKYTYLVFGATGRTGRHFVSIALNEGHKVTALVRNPEKVDTKNSDLKLIKGSVLDYQDFDKLLSGVDFVICMLGDAELQKTENVNAIFVEKLIPAMRRNGIRRLLYQAGGFTRPYKKSLPLMFWLLKQTLVRFAGLIGQHRDNEAVVKYLVEEAADIEWMVHRAGIAGDGNSKGTLRRSKTKFSIATFADCARYNYELLKDDSAIHSCDLSYYVK, from the coding sequence ATGACAAGTTCAAAATACACTTATCTCGTATTTGGCGCGACAGGTAGAACCGGCAGACATTTTGTTTCAATCGCGCTTAATGAGGGTCATAAAGTAACAGCCCTGGTCCGTAACCCTGAAAAAGTCGACACAAAAAACTCTGATTTGAAACTGATCAAGGGCTCTGTGCTTGATTACCAGGATTTTGATAAACTTCTTAGCGGCGTGGACTTTGTGATTTGTATGTTAGGCGACGCTGAATTACAAAAGACAGAAAACGTTAACGCCATATTTGTTGAAAAACTAATTCCGGCAATGCGCCGCAACGGTATAAGGCGTTTGCTTTATCAGGCAGGGGGCTTTACCCGGCCTTATAAAAAAAGTTTACCTTTAATGTTTTGGTTGTTAAAACAGACGTTAGTACGATTTGCGGGACTTATTGGACAACACCGCGATAATGAAGCGGTGGTCAAATATCTGGTAGAGGAGGCAGCTGATATCGAGTGGATGGTACACCGGGCAGGTATAGCTGGCGACGGTAATTCCAAAGGAACATTAAGACGATCCAAAACTAAATTCAGTATAGCGACTTTTGCGGATTGTGCCAGATATAATTATGAACTTTTAAAAGATGATTCCGCTATACATAGCTGTGATTTGAGCTATTATGTAAAATAA
- a CDS encoding helix-turn-helix domain-containing protein has product MANIHPERISTISQYHQALGLSKPEHPLISVINLADIKRVPGYGTISLIFDFYLIALNFTIDASFRYGQQEYDFDQGIISFMSPNQVFTIAYNNEDSQPSGWLIVIHPDFIWNTPLAKNIKNYKFFDYAVNEALYISEKEEHIITGVISNIEHEYHSSIDKFSQDIIIAQLEVLLNYSERFYQRQFITRKISNHKTLDKLEKVLDNYFNGDSINEKGLPTVAYIAGQLNLSPGYLGEMLKSQTGLNTQQHIHNKVIAIAKEKLSTTNLTVSEIAYALGFEHLQSFSKLFKSKTKVSPMEFRQSFN; this is encoded by the coding sequence ATGGCAAATATCCATCCGGAACGTATCAGTACCATCAGTCAGTATCATCAGGCACTCGGGCTATCAAAGCCTGAGCACCCCTTGATCAGCGTCATTAATTTAGCGGACATCAAACGTGTTCCGGGCTATGGAACGATCAGCCTGATATTTGATTTTTATTTGATCGCATTGAATTTTACAATCGATGCCAGCTTCAGGTACGGACAACAAGAATATGATTTTGACCAGGGCATCATTTCTTTTATGTCGCCCAACCAGGTCTTTACTATAGCATACAATAATGAAGATTCCCAGCCATCCGGATGGCTGATTGTGATCCACCCCGATTTCATCTGGAATACACCCCTGGCCAAAAACATCAAGAATTATAAATTTTTTGATTACGCAGTAAATGAAGCTTTATACATCTCTGAAAAAGAAGAACACATTATCACCGGTGTGATCAGCAATATCGAACATGAATACCATTCCAGCATAGACAAATTCAGCCAGGACATCATTATCGCCCAACTTGAAGTATTGCTGAATTATTCAGAGCGCTTCTATCAGCGCCAGTTCATCACCAGGAAAATCAGCAACCATAAAACTCTTGACAAACTGGAAAAGGTTCTTGATAATTACTTCAACGGTGATTCGATCAATGAAAAAGGGCTGCCGACTGTAGCATATATCGCGGGCCAGCTAAACTTATCACCAGGTTACCTGGGCGAAATGCTCAAGTCGCAGACCGGCCTCAACACACAGCAACATATTCATAATAAGGTAATAGCTATTGCAAAGGAAAAACTATCGACAACAAACTTAACCGTGAGCGAAATTGCCTATGCACTGGGATTTGAGCATTTACAATCATTCAGTAAGCTGTTCAAATCCAAAACTAAAGTATCACCAATGGAATTCAGGCAATCTTTTAATTAA